A single region of the Thunnus maccoyii chromosome 10, fThuMac1.1, whole genome shotgun sequence genome encodes:
- the msh5 gene encoding mutS protein homolog 5 isoform X2 → MAALGSLRRGGGGGGEVFGPAGLSGDEEEEEDSPEVLLSVLAQHGQLGLCFYDSKDSSLHYMVDTPDNHELRLLARVIQEVCPHIILTSAKQERCMTRFLQQLGSNPDYKPEVVTYPYVDFERDKMSYLSSCISFDSPLMLRAVGALLKCLDRRRVGVELEDSSVGVPILQFHAYTLKGVVCIDRDTYSVLQIFKSELHPSVYKLHSGEKEGLSLYGILNRCRCKFGSKLLRQWFLRPTLDLAVLQRRQEVIRFFTSPRNSDSLSTLQSSLRNIRNIPTLLRRMSLSHTKVTDWQSLYKTVYSAVCIRDTVRHLPQSIQLFRDISEGLSDDLHYIASLISRIVDFETSIAERRFTIKPNVDPAIDEKRRRMMGLSDFLTDVARRELEHLDARIPSCCVIYIPLIGFLLSVPRLPSMVDKEDFEIEGLDFMFLSEDRLHYRSQRTKELDDLIGDLHCDIRDMETAVMTQLQNAILERSASLYKVLDLTAELDCLMAMSSASQEYGYTSPKLANHRKIIVTQGRHPLLELCSPVFVANSLQSSESQGRVKIITGPNSSGKSIYLKQVGLIVYMALIGSDVPAKEAEIGLVDGIYARMQSRESVSVGLSTFMIDLNQMAQALNSSTGNSLVLIDEFGKGTNTVDGLSLLAASISHWLRKAAVDVPHVLLATNFHSLLQLGLLPSSDLLSLLTLETAVDGDELVFLYQLKEGICQSSYAANIATLAGLPTGLVQRAVEVSELYRTGRPVKRIDKASSDEQANRCRSVVEKFLSLDLEDKDLDLQGFMKEELLPSAGEPLSRS, encoded by the exons ATGGCAGCACTGGGAAGtctgagaagaggaggaggaggaggaggggaagttTTCGGTCCTGCTGGTCTAAGTggtgatgaagaagaggaggaagactcACCTGAG GTTTTACTGAGTGTTTTGGCACAGCATGGCCAGTTGGGTCtttgtttctatgacagtaaagaCTCCTCTTTACACTACATGGTAGACACTCCTGACAACCACGAGCTCCGCCTGCTGGCCAGAG TCATCCAGGAGGTTTGTCCCCATATCATTCTTACCAGTGCAAAGCAGGAGCGCTGCATGACCCGCTTCTTGCAACAACTGG GTTCAAACCCAGACTACAAACCAGAGGTGGTTACTTATCCATATGTTGACTTTG agagagacaaaatgtCCTATCTCTCCTCCTGTATCTCCTTCGACTCACCCCTGATG CTGAGGGCAGTGGGTGCTCTGTTAAAATGTCTGGACAGGAGGAGAGTGGGAGTGGAGCTGGAAGACAGCAGTGTTGGAGTTCCTATCCTACAGTTTCACGCCTACACACT TAAAGGTGTGGTGTGTATTGACCGAGACACCTACAG cGTTCTGCAGATCTTCAAATCAGAACTTCACCCATCGGTGTACAAGCTGCATTCAGGTGAAAAAGAAGGACTCAGTCTTTACG GAATATTGAACCGCTGCAGGTGCAAGTTTGGCTCCAAACTGCTACG CCAGTGGTTTCTGCGGCCAACACTGGACCTGGCTGTGTTACAaaggagacaggaagtgattCGTTTCTTCACGTCACCTCGGAACTCAGACTCCCTGAGCACCCTGCAGTCCTCGCTGCGCAACATCAGAAACATCCCA acTCTTCTGCGCAGgatgtctctctctcataccAAAGTGACTGACTGGCAAAGTCTCTACAAG acagTGTACAGTGCAGTGTGTATCCGGGACACGGTGCGTCACCTGCCTCAGTCCATTCAGCTGTTTCGTGACATCAGTGAAGGGCTCTCTGATGACCTCCACTACATCGCCTCTCTTATAAGCCGCATT GTGGACTTTGAAACCAGCATAGCCGAGAGACGCTTCACCATCAAACCAAATGTGGACCCTGCCATTGATGAGA agaggaggaggatgatggggTTGTCTGACTTCCTGACAGACGTTGCCAGGAGAGAGCTGGAGCATCTGGATGCTCGCATCCCCTCCTGCTGTGTCATCTACATCCCTCTG ATTGGATTCCTGCTCTCTGTCCCTCGGCTGCCCAGTATGGTGGATAAAGAGGATTTTGAGATAGAAGGGCTTGATTTTATG TTTCTGTCCGAGGATCGTCTGCACTACCGCAGCCAGAGAACCAAGGAGCTGGACGACCTCATAGGGGACTTGCACTGTGACATTAGAG ACATGGAGACGGCAGTAATGACTCAGTTACAGAACGCAATCCTCGAGAGGAGCGCCTCCCTATACAAG GTTCTGGATCTCACTGCTGAGCTGGACTGTCTGATGGCTATGAGCAGCGCCTCCCAGGAGTACGGCTACACCTCACCCAAGCTAGCCAACCACAGGAAGATAATAGTCACACAGGGCAG aCACCCGCTGTTAGAGTTGTGCTCTCCTGTGTTTGTGGCCAACTCTCTCCAGAGCTCTGAGTCTCAAGGCAGAGTCAAGATCATCACTGGACCCAACTCATCTGGAAAGAGCATCTACCTCAAACAG GTGGGTCTTATTGTTTATATGGCTCTGATCGGCTCTGACGTGCCAGCAAAGGAGGCAGAGATTGGTCTGGTGGATGGAATCTATGCCcgcatgcagagcagagagtctGTGTCTGTGGGCCTCAGCACCTTCATGATAGACCTCAACCAG ATGGCCCAGGCTCTCAACAGCAGTACTGGCAACTCATTAGTTCTCATCGATGAATTTGGAAAAGGAACTAACACT GTGGATGGGCTGTCCTTGCTGGCTGCGTCAATCTCTCATTGGCTGAGAAAAGCTGCAGTAGATGTCCCTCACGTCCTGTTGGCTACTAACTTCCACAGTTTGCTGCAGCTAGGCCTGCTACCCTCCTCTGACCTGCTGTCTCTGCTG actCTAGAGACAGCAGTGGATGGGGATGAGTTAGTGTTTCTGTACCAACTGAAGGAAGGGATCTGCCAGTCCAGCTATGCTGCCAACATTGCTACACTGGCAGGTTTGCCAACTGGCCTTGTACAGAGAGCAGTGGAg GTGTCTGAACTCTACAGGACAGGAAGACCCGTCAAACGCATTGACAAAGCGTCATCAGATGAGCAGGCCAACAG GTGCAGGTCCGTGGTGGAGAAGTTCTTGAGCCTGGACCTGGAGGACAAAGATTTGGACCTTCAGGGCTTCATGAAAGAGGAGCTTCTGCCCTCTGCTGGGGAGCCGCTCAGCCGCAGCTGA
- the msh5 gene encoding mutS protein homolog 5 isoform X1 yields MAALGSLRRGGGGGGEVFGPAGLSGDEEEEEDSPEVLLSVLAQHGQLGLCFYDSKDSSLHYMVDTPDNHELRLLARVIQEVCPHIILTSAKQERCMTRFLQQLGSNPDYKPEVVTYPYVDFGPEVGKQRLLAAHLPFLSALISERDKMSYLSSCISFDSPLMLRAVGALLKCLDRRRVGVELEDSSVGVPILQFHAYTLKGVVCIDRDTYSVLQIFKSELHPSVYKLHSGEKEGLSLYGILNRCRCKFGSKLLRQWFLRPTLDLAVLQRRQEVIRFFTSPRNSDSLSTLQSSLRNIRNIPTLLRRMSLSHTKVTDWQSLYKTVYSAVCIRDTVRHLPQSIQLFRDISEGLSDDLHYIASLISRIVDFETSIAERRFTIKPNVDPAIDEKRRRMMGLSDFLTDVARRELEHLDARIPSCCVIYIPLIGFLLSVPRLPSMVDKEDFEIEGLDFMFLSEDRLHYRSQRTKELDDLIGDLHCDIRDMETAVMTQLQNAILERSASLYKVLDLTAELDCLMAMSSASQEYGYTSPKLANHRKIIVTQGRHPLLELCSPVFVANSLQSSESQGRVKIITGPNSSGKSIYLKQVGLIVYMALIGSDVPAKEAEIGLVDGIYARMQSRESVSVGLSTFMIDLNQMAQALNSSTGNSLVLIDEFGKGTNTVDGLSLLAASISHWLRKAAVDVPHVLLATNFHSLLQLGLLPSSDLLSLLTLETAVDGDELVFLYQLKEGICQSSYAANIATLAGLPTGLVQRAVEVSELYRTGRPVKRIDKASSDEQANRCRSVVEKFLSLDLEDKDLDLQGFMKEELLPSAGEPLSRS; encoded by the exons ATGGCAGCACTGGGAAGtctgagaagaggaggaggaggaggaggggaagttTTCGGTCCTGCTGGTCTAAGTggtgatgaagaagaggaggaagactcACCTGAG GTTTTACTGAGTGTTTTGGCACAGCATGGCCAGTTGGGTCtttgtttctatgacagtaaagaCTCCTCTTTACACTACATGGTAGACACTCCTGACAACCACGAGCTCCGCCTGCTGGCCAGAG TCATCCAGGAGGTTTGTCCCCATATCATTCTTACCAGTGCAAAGCAGGAGCGCTGCATGACCCGCTTCTTGCAACAACTGG GTTCAAACCCAGACTACAAACCAGAGGTGGTTACTTATCCATATGTTGACTTTG GCCCGGAGGTTGGTAAGCAGAGGCTACTTGCTGCCCATCTGCCTTTCCTGTCTGCCTTAAtttcagagagagacaaaatgtCCTATCTCTCCTCCTGTATCTCCTTCGACTCACCCCTGATG CTGAGGGCAGTGGGTGCTCTGTTAAAATGTCTGGACAGGAGGAGAGTGGGAGTGGAGCTGGAAGACAGCAGTGTTGGAGTTCCTATCCTACAGTTTCACGCCTACACACT TAAAGGTGTGGTGTGTATTGACCGAGACACCTACAG cGTTCTGCAGATCTTCAAATCAGAACTTCACCCATCGGTGTACAAGCTGCATTCAGGTGAAAAAGAAGGACTCAGTCTTTACG GAATATTGAACCGCTGCAGGTGCAAGTTTGGCTCCAAACTGCTACG CCAGTGGTTTCTGCGGCCAACACTGGACCTGGCTGTGTTACAaaggagacaggaagtgattCGTTTCTTCACGTCACCTCGGAACTCAGACTCCCTGAGCACCCTGCAGTCCTCGCTGCGCAACATCAGAAACATCCCA acTCTTCTGCGCAGgatgtctctctctcataccAAAGTGACTGACTGGCAAAGTCTCTACAAG acagTGTACAGTGCAGTGTGTATCCGGGACACGGTGCGTCACCTGCCTCAGTCCATTCAGCTGTTTCGTGACATCAGTGAAGGGCTCTCTGATGACCTCCACTACATCGCCTCTCTTATAAGCCGCATT GTGGACTTTGAAACCAGCATAGCCGAGAGACGCTTCACCATCAAACCAAATGTGGACCCTGCCATTGATGAGA agaggaggaggatgatggggTTGTCTGACTTCCTGACAGACGTTGCCAGGAGAGAGCTGGAGCATCTGGATGCTCGCATCCCCTCCTGCTGTGTCATCTACATCCCTCTG ATTGGATTCCTGCTCTCTGTCCCTCGGCTGCCCAGTATGGTGGATAAAGAGGATTTTGAGATAGAAGGGCTTGATTTTATG TTTCTGTCCGAGGATCGTCTGCACTACCGCAGCCAGAGAACCAAGGAGCTGGACGACCTCATAGGGGACTTGCACTGTGACATTAGAG ACATGGAGACGGCAGTAATGACTCAGTTACAGAACGCAATCCTCGAGAGGAGCGCCTCCCTATACAAG GTTCTGGATCTCACTGCTGAGCTGGACTGTCTGATGGCTATGAGCAGCGCCTCCCAGGAGTACGGCTACACCTCACCCAAGCTAGCCAACCACAGGAAGATAATAGTCACACAGGGCAG aCACCCGCTGTTAGAGTTGTGCTCTCCTGTGTTTGTGGCCAACTCTCTCCAGAGCTCTGAGTCTCAAGGCAGAGTCAAGATCATCACTGGACCCAACTCATCTGGAAAGAGCATCTACCTCAAACAG GTGGGTCTTATTGTTTATATGGCTCTGATCGGCTCTGACGTGCCAGCAAAGGAGGCAGAGATTGGTCTGGTGGATGGAATCTATGCCcgcatgcagagcagagagtctGTGTCTGTGGGCCTCAGCACCTTCATGATAGACCTCAACCAG ATGGCCCAGGCTCTCAACAGCAGTACTGGCAACTCATTAGTTCTCATCGATGAATTTGGAAAAGGAACTAACACT GTGGATGGGCTGTCCTTGCTGGCTGCGTCAATCTCTCATTGGCTGAGAAAAGCTGCAGTAGATGTCCCTCACGTCCTGTTGGCTACTAACTTCCACAGTTTGCTGCAGCTAGGCCTGCTACCCTCCTCTGACCTGCTGTCTCTGCTG actCTAGAGACAGCAGTGGATGGGGATGAGTTAGTGTTTCTGTACCAACTGAAGGAAGGGATCTGCCAGTCCAGCTATGCTGCCAACATTGCTACACTGGCAGGTTTGCCAACTGGCCTTGTACAGAGAGCAGTGGAg GTGTCTGAACTCTACAGGACAGGAAGACCCGTCAAACGCATTGACAAAGCGTCATCAGATGAGCAGGCCAACAG GTGCAGGTCCGTGGTGGAGAAGTTCTTGAGCCTGGACCTGGAGGACAAAGATTTGGACCTTCAGGGCTTCATGAAAGAGGAGCTTCTGCCCTCTGCTGGGGAGCCGCTCAGCCGCAGCTGA
- the msh5 gene encoding mutS protein homolog 5 isoform X3 has translation MAALGSLRRGGGGGGEVFGPAGLSGDEEEEEDSPEVLLSVLAQHGQLGLCFYDSKDSSLHYMVDTPDNHELRLLARVIQEVCPHIILTSAKQERCMTRFLQQLGSNPDYKPEVVTYPYVDFGPEVGKQRLLAAHLPFLSALISERDKMSYLSSCISFDSPLMLRAVGALLKCLDRRRVGVELEDSSVGVPILQFHAYTLKGVVCIDRDTYSVLQIFKSELHPSVYKLHSGEKEGLSLYGILNRCRCKFGSKLLRQWFLRPTLDLAVLQRRQEVIRFFTSPRNSDSLSTLQSSLRNIRNIPTLLRRMSLSHTKVTDWQSLYKTVYSAVCIRDTVRHLPQSIQLFRDISEGLSDDLHYIASLISRIVDFETSIAERRFTIKPNVDPAIDEKRRRMMGLSDFLTDVARRELEHLDARIPSCCVIYIPLIGFLLSVPRLPSMVDKEDFEIEGLDFMFLSEDRLHYRSQRTKELDDLIGDLHCDIRDMETAVMTQLQNAILERSASLYKVLDLTAELDCLMAMSSASQEYGYTSPKLANHRKIIVTQGRHPLLELCSPVFVANSLQSSESQGRVKIITGPNSSGKSIYLKQVGLIVYMALIGSDVPAKEAEIGLVDGIYARMQSRESVSVGLSTFMIDLNQMAQALNSSTGNSLVLIDEFGKGTNTTLETAVDGDELVFLYQLKEGICQSSYAANIATLAGLPTGLVQRAVEVSELYRTGRPVKRIDKASSDEQANRCRSVVEKFLSLDLEDKDLDLQGFMKEELLPSAGEPLSRS, from the exons ATGGCAGCACTGGGAAGtctgagaagaggaggaggaggaggaggggaagttTTCGGTCCTGCTGGTCTAAGTggtgatgaagaagaggaggaagactcACCTGAG GTTTTACTGAGTGTTTTGGCACAGCATGGCCAGTTGGGTCtttgtttctatgacagtaaagaCTCCTCTTTACACTACATGGTAGACACTCCTGACAACCACGAGCTCCGCCTGCTGGCCAGAG TCATCCAGGAGGTTTGTCCCCATATCATTCTTACCAGTGCAAAGCAGGAGCGCTGCATGACCCGCTTCTTGCAACAACTGG GTTCAAACCCAGACTACAAACCAGAGGTGGTTACTTATCCATATGTTGACTTTG GCCCGGAGGTTGGTAAGCAGAGGCTACTTGCTGCCCATCTGCCTTTCCTGTCTGCCTTAAtttcagagagagacaaaatgtCCTATCTCTCCTCCTGTATCTCCTTCGACTCACCCCTGATG CTGAGGGCAGTGGGTGCTCTGTTAAAATGTCTGGACAGGAGGAGAGTGGGAGTGGAGCTGGAAGACAGCAGTGTTGGAGTTCCTATCCTACAGTTTCACGCCTACACACT TAAAGGTGTGGTGTGTATTGACCGAGACACCTACAG cGTTCTGCAGATCTTCAAATCAGAACTTCACCCATCGGTGTACAAGCTGCATTCAGGTGAAAAAGAAGGACTCAGTCTTTACG GAATATTGAACCGCTGCAGGTGCAAGTTTGGCTCCAAACTGCTACG CCAGTGGTTTCTGCGGCCAACACTGGACCTGGCTGTGTTACAaaggagacaggaagtgattCGTTTCTTCACGTCACCTCGGAACTCAGACTCCCTGAGCACCCTGCAGTCCTCGCTGCGCAACATCAGAAACATCCCA acTCTTCTGCGCAGgatgtctctctctcataccAAAGTGACTGACTGGCAAAGTCTCTACAAG acagTGTACAGTGCAGTGTGTATCCGGGACACGGTGCGTCACCTGCCTCAGTCCATTCAGCTGTTTCGTGACATCAGTGAAGGGCTCTCTGATGACCTCCACTACATCGCCTCTCTTATAAGCCGCATT GTGGACTTTGAAACCAGCATAGCCGAGAGACGCTTCACCATCAAACCAAATGTGGACCCTGCCATTGATGAGA agaggaggaggatgatggggTTGTCTGACTTCCTGACAGACGTTGCCAGGAGAGAGCTGGAGCATCTGGATGCTCGCATCCCCTCCTGCTGTGTCATCTACATCCCTCTG ATTGGATTCCTGCTCTCTGTCCCTCGGCTGCCCAGTATGGTGGATAAAGAGGATTTTGAGATAGAAGGGCTTGATTTTATG TTTCTGTCCGAGGATCGTCTGCACTACCGCAGCCAGAGAACCAAGGAGCTGGACGACCTCATAGGGGACTTGCACTGTGACATTAGAG ACATGGAGACGGCAGTAATGACTCAGTTACAGAACGCAATCCTCGAGAGGAGCGCCTCCCTATACAAG GTTCTGGATCTCACTGCTGAGCTGGACTGTCTGATGGCTATGAGCAGCGCCTCCCAGGAGTACGGCTACACCTCACCCAAGCTAGCCAACCACAGGAAGATAATAGTCACACAGGGCAG aCACCCGCTGTTAGAGTTGTGCTCTCCTGTGTTTGTGGCCAACTCTCTCCAGAGCTCTGAGTCTCAAGGCAGAGTCAAGATCATCACTGGACCCAACTCATCTGGAAAGAGCATCTACCTCAAACAG GTGGGTCTTATTGTTTATATGGCTCTGATCGGCTCTGACGTGCCAGCAAAGGAGGCAGAGATTGGTCTGGTGGATGGAATCTATGCCcgcatgcagagcagagagtctGTGTCTGTGGGCCTCAGCACCTTCATGATAGACCTCAACCAG ATGGCCCAGGCTCTCAACAGCAGTACTGGCAACTCATTAGTTCTCATCGATGAATTTGGAAAAGGAACTAACACT actCTAGAGACAGCAGTGGATGGGGATGAGTTAGTGTTTCTGTACCAACTGAAGGAAGGGATCTGCCAGTCCAGCTATGCTGCCAACATTGCTACACTGGCAGGTTTGCCAACTGGCCTTGTACAGAGAGCAGTGGAg GTGTCTGAACTCTACAGGACAGGAAGACCCGTCAAACGCATTGACAAAGCGTCATCAGATGAGCAGGCCAACAG GTGCAGGTCCGTGGTGGAGAAGTTCTTGAGCCTGGACCTGGAGGACAAAGATTTGGACCTTCAGGGCTTCATGAAAGAGGAGCTTCTGCCCTCTGCTGGGGAGCCGCTCAGCCGCAGCTGA
- the msh5 gene encoding mutS protein homolog 5 isoform X5: MAALGSLRRGGGGGGEVFGPAGLSGDEEEEEDSPEVLLSVLAQHGQLGLCFYDSKDSSLHYMVDTPDNHELRLLARVIQEVCPHIILTSAKQERCMTRFLQQLGSNPDYKPEVVTYPYVDFGPEVGKQRLLAAHLPFLSALISERDKMSYLSSCISFDSPLMLRAVGALLKCLDRRRVGVELEDSSVGVPILQFHAYTLKGVVCIDRDTYSVLQIFKSELHPSVYKLHSGEKEGLSLYGILNRCRCKFGSKLLRQWFLRPTLDLAVLQRRQEVIRFFTSPRNSDSLSTLQSSLRNIRNIPTLLRRMSLSHTKVTDWQSLYKTVYSAVCIRDTVRHLPQSIQLFRDISEGLSDDLHYIASLISRIVDFETSIAERRFTIKPNVDPAIDEKRRRMMGLSDFLTDVARRELEHLDARIPSCCVIYIPLIGFLLSVPRLPSMVDKEDFEIEGLDFMFLSEDRLHYRSQRTKELDDLIGDLHCDIRDMETAVMTQLQNAILERSASLYKVLDLTAELDCLMAMSSASQEYGYTSPKLANHRKIIVTQGRHPLLELCSPVFVANSLQSSESQGRVKIITGPNSSGKSIYLKQVGLIVYMALIGSDVPAKEAEIGLVDGIYARMQSRESVSVGLSTFMIDLNQMAQALNSSTGNSLVLIDEFGKGTNTEATSTC; this comes from the exons ATGGCAGCACTGGGAAGtctgagaagaggaggaggaggaggaggggaagttTTCGGTCCTGCTGGTCTAAGTggtgatgaagaagaggaggaagactcACCTGAG GTTTTACTGAGTGTTTTGGCACAGCATGGCCAGTTGGGTCtttgtttctatgacagtaaagaCTCCTCTTTACACTACATGGTAGACACTCCTGACAACCACGAGCTCCGCCTGCTGGCCAGAG TCATCCAGGAGGTTTGTCCCCATATCATTCTTACCAGTGCAAAGCAGGAGCGCTGCATGACCCGCTTCTTGCAACAACTGG GTTCAAACCCAGACTACAAACCAGAGGTGGTTACTTATCCATATGTTGACTTTG GCCCGGAGGTTGGTAAGCAGAGGCTACTTGCTGCCCATCTGCCTTTCCTGTCTGCCTTAAtttcagagagagacaaaatgtCCTATCTCTCCTCCTGTATCTCCTTCGACTCACCCCTGATG CTGAGGGCAGTGGGTGCTCTGTTAAAATGTCTGGACAGGAGGAGAGTGGGAGTGGAGCTGGAAGACAGCAGTGTTGGAGTTCCTATCCTACAGTTTCACGCCTACACACT TAAAGGTGTGGTGTGTATTGACCGAGACACCTACAG cGTTCTGCAGATCTTCAAATCAGAACTTCACCCATCGGTGTACAAGCTGCATTCAGGTGAAAAAGAAGGACTCAGTCTTTACG GAATATTGAACCGCTGCAGGTGCAAGTTTGGCTCCAAACTGCTACG CCAGTGGTTTCTGCGGCCAACACTGGACCTGGCTGTGTTACAaaggagacaggaagtgattCGTTTCTTCACGTCACCTCGGAACTCAGACTCCCTGAGCACCCTGCAGTCCTCGCTGCGCAACATCAGAAACATCCCA acTCTTCTGCGCAGgatgtctctctctcataccAAAGTGACTGACTGGCAAAGTCTCTACAAG acagTGTACAGTGCAGTGTGTATCCGGGACACGGTGCGTCACCTGCCTCAGTCCATTCAGCTGTTTCGTGACATCAGTGAAGGGCTCTCTGATGACCTCCACTACATCGCCTCTCTTATAAGCCGCATT GTGGACTTTGAAACCAGCATAGCCGAGAGACGCTTCACCATCAAACCAAATGTGGACCCTGCCATTGATGAGA agaggaggaggatgatggggTTGTCTGACTTCCTGACAGACGTTGCCAGGAGAGAGCTGGAGCATCTGGATGCTCGCATCCCCTCCTGCTGTGTCATCTACATCCCTCTG ATTGGATTCCTGCTCTCTGTCCCTCGGCTGCCCAGTATGGTGGATAAAGAGGATTTTGAGATAGAAGGGCTTGATTTTATG TTTCTGTCCGAGGATCGTCTGCACTACCGCAGCCAGAGAACCAAGGAGCTGGACGACCTCATAGGGGACTTGCACTGTGACATTAGAG ACATGGAGACGGCAGTAATGACTCAGTTACAGAACGCAATCCTCGAGAGGAGCGCCTCCCTATACAAG GTTCTGGATCTCACTGCTGAGCTGGACTGTCTGATGGCTATGAGCAGCGCCTCCCAGGAGTACGGCTACACCTCACCCAAGCTAGCCAACCACAGGAAGATAATAGTCACACAGGGCAG aCACCCGCTGTTAGAGTTGTGCTCTCCTGTGTTTGTGGCCAACTCTCTCCAGAGCTCTGAGTCTCAAGGCAGAGTCAAGATCATCACTGGACCCAACTCATCTGGAAAGAGCATCTACCTCAAACAG GTGGGTCTTATTGTTTATATGGCTCTGATCGGCTCTGACGTGCCAGCAAAGGAGGCAGAGATTGGTCTGGTGGATGGAATCTATGCCcgcatgcagagcagagagtctGTGTCTGTGGGCCTCAGCACCTTCATGATAGACCTCAACCAG ATGGCCCAGGCTCTCAACAGCAGTACTGGCAACTCATTAGTTCTCATCGATGAATTTGGAAAAGGAACTAACACT GAGGCGACATCAACATGTTGA